One segment of Panicum virgatum strain AP13 chromosome 3K, P.virgatum_v5, whole genome shotgun sequence DNA contains the following:
- the LOC120700063 gene encoding protein tesmin/TSO1-like CXC 2 isoform X2: MPADLTDFVAFAARWCPWESCVLQSLMLFLPQDSPVFNFINNLSPIPPPKPSDTAHNVQLFKSSDLAPVSSIFASPHVNPAKEPKILIRDDSVQLPQDLHSPNSVRTRVGSTITFRMIRCRDIVSENCNINCRLNEAPIDSSDHTSNSESQLPQSMQNGVGSVESDKDQCADGKTDLTISQECTDLEGMNLDESGPDKMDSSHSGMDLHESQLSEQNKDEAVAYNGDYMIANQPSSDMLTLGLPFGTETQSVNDTQKADNSDSGKSLLSEEPNYYIQNSAHEPHLYWTGRVEGAPVDYTPQALPGAMQSQLMPCNKLNDPQDYMPTEQNGLSQHLRGMRRRSLFNEKAGASNKSVDKASDRHSVNSTTPKCKTIHGDINSKPLRTPPCALPGIGLHLNAFAAIPKEKIVCRDIQSSINESSNLPCPAGSSPPPFEQNIIKDEFAQRTDVASAEPSSQGSPKKKRRKFDNGDGTSCKRCSCKKSKCLKLYCECFAAGVYCSEPCTCQGCLNTESHMETVLSTRQQIESRNPLAFAPKVIHTSEPGLELGDFSNKTPASARHKRGCNCKKSSCLKKYCECFQGGVGCSISCRCEGCKNAFGRREGVAALSIEEPKEASEENNACVKEEKCEIDKQLVIYQAADLAPAENLLTTPSMVECRPLACLPPPSSKKSSSEKPRSSTKQVGHPSRLCNSQAPLKTDMLLSQFGNYAEMVLGDSTSDTLKGNSSPQTSVKVVSPNKKRVSPPRMGTGLSPICKSGRKLILKSIPSFPSLGGDLNNEDPKSKTPAS, encoded by the exons ATGCCTGCTGATTTGACCGATTTTGTAGCATTTGCTGCCCGTTGGTGTCCGTGGGAAAGCTGTGTTCTCCAGAGTTTGATGCTGTTTCTGCCACAG GATTCTCCTGTCTTTAATTTCATCAACAATCTCTCGCCTATACCGCCACCTAAACCTTCAGACACAGCACATAATGTGCAGCTATTCAAGTCATCGGACTTGGCACCTGTTTCTTCAATCTTTGCCTCACCACATGTCAATCCAGCAAAGGAACCTAAAATTCTGATCAG GGATGATTCTGTTCAACTTCCTCAAGATTTGCACTCGCCCAACAGTGTCAGGACGCGTGTGGGATCCACAATCACTTTTAGAATGATCAGATGTAGAGACATTGTGTCAGAGAATTGCAACATCAACTGTCGCCTAAACGAGGCTCCTATTGATTCTTCGGACCATACATCAAACTCTGAGAGCCAACTGCCTCAATCCATGCAGAATGGTGTGGGCAGTGTTGAAAGTGACAAGGATCAATGTGCTGACGGTAAAACAGACCTTACCATATCTCAGGAGTGTACGGACTTAGAAGGTATGAACCTTGATGAGAGTGGCCCAGACAAAATGGATTCATCACATTCTGGGATGGATCTTCATGAAAGCCAGCTTTCTGAACAGAATAAGGATGAGGCCGTCGCGTATAATGGGGATTACATGATTGCAAATCAACCAAGTAGTGATATGCTGACATTAGGTTTGCCATTTGGAACAGAAACACAGTCGGTGAATGATACACAGAAAGCTGATAACTCCGACTCTGGTAAATCCTTGTTGAGTGAAGAACCAAACTATTACATCCAAAATTCTGCGCATGAGCCTCATCTTTACTGGACTGGGAGAGTGGAAGGGGCACCAGTGGATTATACCCCGCAAGCGCTTCCTGGTGCTATGCAAAGTCAGTTGATGCCATGTAACAAGCTCAATGATCCCCAAGATTACATGCCGACAGAGCAAAAT GGTTTGTCACAGCATTTACGTGGCATGCGTAGGCGCAGCCTTTTCAACGAAAAGGCTGGGGCTAGTAATAAAAGTGTAGATAAAGCTTCAGATCGTCATTCTGTAAATTCAACTACCCCCAAATGCAAAACTATTCATGGTGACATCAACTCAAAGCCTCTGAGAACCCCTCCGTGTGCATTGCCTGGTATTGGCTTGCATTTGAATGCCTTTGCTGCGAtaccaaaagaaaaaatagtCTGTCGAGACATCCAATCTAGTATAAACGAATCCAGTAATTTGCCGTGCCCTGCTGGATCTTCTCCACCGCCTTTTGAACAAAACATTATAAAAGACGAGTTTGCTCAAAGAACTGATGTTGCGAGCGCCGAACCTTCTAGTCAGGGTAGTCCCAAGAAGAAAAG GCGCAAGTTTGATAATGGTGATGGTACTTCATGCAAGCGTTGTAGCTGTAAGAAGTCAAAATGCTTGAAACT TTACTGTGAGTGTTTTGCGGCTGGAGTATATTGTTCTGAACCTTGTACATGCCAAGGCTGTCTAAATACCGAGAGTCATATGGAAACAGTTCTATCTACTCGACAGCAGATTGAATCTCGCAATCCATTAGCATTTGCTCCTAAAGTAATTCACACATCTGAGCCTGGCCTGGAATTAGGG GACTTCAGCAACAAAACTCCTGCTTCTGCTCGTCATAAAAGAGGGTGCAATTGCAAGAAGTCGTCGTGTCTAAAAAAATACTGTGAAtgttttcag GGCGGTGTGGGATGCTCCATAAGTTGCAGATGTGAGGGCTGTAAGAATGCTTTTGGAAGAAGGGAGG GGGTTGCTGCGTTAAGCATAGAGGAGCCTAAGGAGGCATCAGAAGAAAACAACGCTTGTGTGAAAGAAGAAAAATGTGAAATCGATAAACAGCTTGTTATCTACCAAGCTGCTGATCTTGCCCCTGCTGAGAATTTACTGACAACACCTTCGATGGTGGAATGCAG GCCCTTGGCTTGTCTTCCACCCCCAAGCTCCAAGAAATCAAGCTCCGAGAAGCCACGATCCTCGACGAAACAGGTTGGACATCCTTCTCGGCTGTGCAACTCTCAAGCTCCTCTGAAGACCGATATGCTGCTCTCCCAGTTCGGAAACTATGCAGAAATGGTTCTTGGAGATAGCACATCAGATACCCTAAAAGGGAATTCATCTCCTCAAACTTCTGTCAAGGTTGTGTCTCCTAATAAGAAGCGAGTCTCTCCGCCACGGATGGGTACTGGACTGTCTCCAATCTGTAAGAGTGGCAGGAAACTGATTCTCAAGTCCATACCTTCTTTCCCTTCCCTTGGTGGTGACTTAAACAATGAGGATCCAAAGAGCAAGACACCAGCATCTTGA